One segment of Strix aluco isolate bStrAlu1 chromosome 17, bStrAlu1.hap1, whole genome shotgun sequence DNA contains the following:
- the CHRNA4 gene encoding neuronal acetylcholine receptor subunit alpha-4, whose protein sequence is MGFLVSKGNLLFLLCASVFPAFGHVETRAHAEERLLKKLFSGYNKWSRPVANISDVVLVRFGLSIAQLIDVDEKNQMMTTNVWVKQEWHDYKLRWDPQEYENVTSIRIPSELIWRPDIVLYNNADGDFAVTHLTKAHLFYDGRIKWMPPAIYKSSCSIDVTFFPFDQQNCTMKFGSWTYDKAKIDLVSMHSHVDQLDYWESGEWVIINAVGNYNSKKYECCTEIYPDITYSFIIRRLPLFYTINLIIPCLLISCLTVLVFYLPSECGEKITLCISVLLSLTVFLLLITEIIPSTSLVIPLIGEYLLFTMIFVTLSIIITVFVLNVHHRSPRTHTMPDWVRRIFLDIVPRLLFMKRPSAVKDNCKKLIESMHKITNTPRLWSEIDVEPNFTTSTSPSPQSNDPSPTSSFCAHLEEPAKPQPICKSPSGQYSVLHPEPVQVTCPSPQPSCNPLSDTQTTSVLKGRSLSVQQMYSPHKAEEGNIRCRSRSIQYCYLQEDSSQTNGQSTGSPASQRCHLNEEQPQHKPPQCKCKCKKNEAAGTPAQGSKNHNTKEQHLVLMSPALKLAVEGVHYIADHLRAEDADFSVKEDWKYVAMVIDRIFLWMFIIVCLLGTVGLFLPPWLAGMI, encoded by the exons ATGGGATTTCTCGTGTCTAAAGGAAACCTCCTCTTCCTGCTGTGTGCCAGCGTCTTCCCCG CCTTCGGCCACGTGGAAACCCGAGCCCACGCGGAGGAGCGTCTCCTGAAGAAACTCTTCTCTGGTTATAACAAGTGGTCCCGCCCCGTCGCCAACATTTCTGATGTGGTCCTCGTCCGCTTCGGCTTGTCCATTGCCCAGCTCATCGATGTT GATGAGAAAAATCAAATGATGACCACGAACGTGTGGGTGAAGCAG GAGTGGCATGACTACAAGCTACGCTGGGACCCCCAAGAGTATGAAAATGTCACATCCATCCGAATCCCCTCGGAGCTCATCTGGAGGCCGGATATTGTCCTCTACAACAA TGCTGATGGTGACTTTGCAGTCACCCACCTGACCAAGGCCCACCTCTTCTATGATGGGAGAATTAAATGGATGCCACCTGCTATCTATAAAAGCTCCTGCAGCATCGATGTTACCTTCTTCCCCTTTGACCAGCAAAACTGCACAATGAAGTTTGGCTCCTGGACCTATGACAAAGCCAAGATAGACCTGGTGAGCATGCACAGTCATGTGGACCAGCTGGACTACTGGGAGAGCGGGGAATGGGTCATCATCAACGCTGTGGGCAATTACAACAGCAAGAAATATGAATGCTGCACAGAAATCTACCCTGATATAACTTACTCCTTCATTATCCGGAGGCTGCCACTATTCTACACAATCAATCTGATCATCCCCTGCCTGTTGATCTCCTGCCTGACTGTCCTGGTCTTCTACCTGCCCTCCGAGTGTGGAGAGAAGATAACTTTGTGCATCTCCGTGCTGCTGTCCCTCACTGTGTTCCTGCTGCTCATCACAGAGATTATCCCCTCTACCTCCTTGGTCATCCCTCTGATTGGAGAGTATCTTCTCTTCACCATGATATTCGTTACCTTGTCTATCATCATCACTGTCTTTGTGCTCAACGTGCACCATCGTTCCCCACGTACCCACACGATGCCTGACTGGGTGAGGAGGATCTTCCTTGACATAGTCCCACGCCTCCTCTTCATGAAACGTCCCTCTGCAGTGAAAGACAATTGCAAGAAGCTCATTGAATCCATGCACAAAATAACCAATACACCAAGGCTTTGGTCTGAGATTGATGTGGAACCCAACTTCACTACCTCAACTTCCCCCAGCCCACAGAGTAATGATCCATCACCCACCTCTTCCTTCTGTGCCCACCTCGAGGAGCCAGCCAAGCCTCAGCCTATCTGCAAGTCCCCTTCTGGGCAGTACTCTGTGTTGCACCCAGAGCCTGTACAGGTGACCTGCCCCTCTCCACAACCCTCATGCAACCCCTTGAGTGACACCCAGACCACCTCCGTCTTGAAAGGCAGATCACTAAGTGTTCAGCAGATGTACAGCCCCCATAAGGCAGAGGAAGGGAATATCCGCTGTAGGTCCCGGAGCATCCAGTATTGCTACTTGCAGGAGGACTCTTCCCAGACCAATGGTCAATCCACTGGCTCTCCAGCGTCCCAGCGGTGCCACCTAAATGAAGAGCAGCCTCAGCACAAGCCCCCTCAGTGCAAGTGTAAATGCAAAAAGAACGAGGCAGCTGGCACACCAGCTCAAGGAAGCAAGAATCACAACACCAAAGAGCAACATCTTGTGTTGATGTCCCCAGCCCTGAAGCTGGCCGTGGAAGGGGTTCACTACATCGCAGACCACCTGCGAGCAGAAGATGCGGATTTCTCA